One segment of Gordonia terrae DNA contains the following:
- a CDS encoding ATP-dependent Clp protease ATP-binding subunit, with protein MFERFTDRARRVVVLAQEEARMLNHNYIGTEHILLGLIHEGEGVAAKALESLGISLEGVRSQVEEIIGQGQQAPSGHIPFTPRAKKVLELSLREALQLGHNYIGTEHILLGLIREGEGVAAQVLVKLGADLNRVRQQVIQLLSGYQGKEPQEAGTGGRSSESGTPSTSLVLDQFGRNLTAAASEGKLDPVIGREKEIERVMQVLSRRTKNNPVLIGEPGVGKTAVVEGLAQAIVNGKVPETLKDKQLYTLDLGSLVAGSRYRGDFEERLKKVLKEINTRGDIILFIDELHTLVGAGAAEGAIDAASILKPKLARGELQTIGATTLDEYRKYIEKDAALERRFQPVQVGEPSVEHTIEILKGLRDRYESHHRVSITDGALVAAATLADRYINDRFLPDKAIDLIDEAGARMRIRRMTAPPDLREFDDRIADARKEKESAIDAQDFEKAASLRDKEKQLVAERAEREKQWRSGDMDVVAEVDDEQIAEVLGNWTGIPVFKLTEEETTRLLRMEDELHKRIIGQEDAVKAVSKAIRRTRAGLKDPKRPSGSFIFAGPSGVGKTELSKALANFLFGEDDALIQIDMGEFHDRFTASRLFGAPPGYVGYEEGGQLTEKVRRKPFSVVLFDEIEKAHSEIYNTLLQVLEDGRLTDGQGRTVDFKNTVLIFTSNLGTSDISKAVGMGFSSSDGTQSNYERMKQKVNDELKKHFRPEFLNRIDDIVVFHQLTREEIIQMVDLMLTRVEGALKNKDMALEVTDRAKSLLAKRGFDPVLGARPLRRTIQREIEDQLSEKILFGDIAPGQIVLVDVENWDGEGDGEDARFVFTGSEKPRMVPDAPVELTKAGEADAS; from the coding sequence ATGTTCGAACGGTTCACCGACCGCGCGCGTCGGGTTGTGGTTCTGGCCCAAGAAGAAGCGCGCATGCTCAACCACAACTACATCGGTACCGAGCACATCCTCCTCGGCCTCATCCACGAGGGCGAGGGCGTGGCCGCCAAGGCGCTCGAGTCGCTCGGGATCTCCCTGGAAGGGGTCCGCAGCCAGGTCGAGGAGATCATCGGCCAGGGCCAGCAGGCACCGTCGGGACACATCCCGTTCACCCCGCGCGCCAAGAAGGTGCTGGAGCTCTCGCTGCGCGAGGCCCTGCAGCTCGGCCACAACTACATCGGTACCGAGCACATCCTGCTCGGCCTGATCCGTGAGGGCGAGGGCGTCGCCGCCCAGGTGCTGGTGAAGCTCGGCGCCGACCTCAACCGGGTCCGCCAGCAGGTCATCCAGCTCCTCAGCGGATACCAGGGCAAGGAGCCGCAGGAGGCGGGCACCGGCGGACGCAGCAGCGAGTCCGGCACCCCGTCGACCTCGCTGGTCCTCGACCAGTTCGGTCGTAACCTGACCGCCGCGGCCTCCGAGGGCAAGCTCGACCCGGTCATCGGCCGGGAGAAGGAAATCGAGCGTGTCATGCAGGTGCTCAGCCGCCGCACCAAGAACAACCCGGTGCTGATCGGTGAGCCCGGCGTCGGCAAGACCGCCGTCGTCGAGGGCCTCGCGCAGGCCATCGTCAACGGCAAGGTCCCCGAGACCCTCAAGGACAAGCAGCTCTACACCCTCGACCTCGGTTCGCTGGTCGCGGGCAGCCGCTACCGCGGTGACTTCGAGGAACGCCTCAAGAAGGTGCTCAAGGAGATCAACACCCGCGGCGACATCATCCTGTTCATCGACGAGCTGCACACGCTCGTCGGCGCAGGTGCCGCCGAGGGCGCGATCGACGCCGCCAGCATCCTCAAGCCGAAGCTGGCCCGGGGCGAGCTGCAGACCATCGGTGCGACGACCCTCGACGAGTACCGCAAGTACATCGAGAAGGACGCCGCCCTCGAGCGTCGCTTCCAGCCCGTGCAGGTCGGCGAGCCGTCCGTCGAGCACACCATCGAGATCCTCAAGGGTCTGCGCGACCGGTACGAGTCGCACCACCGCGTCTCCATCACCGACGGTGCGCTGGTCGCGGCTGCGACGCTGGCCGACCGCTACATCAACGACCGGTTCCTGCCGGACAAGGCGATCGACCTCATCGACGAGGCCGGTGCGCGGATGCGCATCCGCCGGATGACCGCGCCGCCAGACCTGCGGGAGTTCGACGACCGCATCGCCGATGCCCGCAAGGAGAAGGAAAGCGCGATCGACGCGCAGGACTTCGAGAAGGCCGCCAGCCTCCGTGACAAGGAGAAGCAGCTGGTCGCCGAGCGGGCCGAGCGTGAGAAGCAATGGCGCAGCGGCGACATGGACGTCGTGGCCGAGGTCGACGACGAGCAGATCGCCGAGGTCCTCGGCAACTGGACCGGTATCCCGGTGTTCAAGCTCACCGAGGAGGAGACCACCCGTCTGCTCCGCATGGAGGACGAGCTGCACAAGCGGATCATCGGCCAGGAGGACGCCGTCAAGGCGGTGTCGAAGGCCATCCGTCGTACGCGCGCAGGCCTGAAGGATCCGAAGCGTCCGTCGGGCTCGTTCATCTTCGCCGGCCCGTCCGGCGTCGGTAAGACCGAGCTCTCCAAGGCGCTGGCGAACTTCCTGTTCGGCGAGGACGATGCGCTCATCCAGATCGACATGGGCGAGTTCCACGATCGCTTCACCGCGTCGCGTCTGTTCGGTGCGCCTCCCGGATACGTCGGCTACGAAGAGGGCGGCCAGCTCACCGAGAAGGTGCGCCGTAAGCCGTTCTCGGTGGTGCTGTTCGACGAGATCGAGAAGGCTCACTCGGAGATCTACAACACCCTGTTGCAGGTCCTCGAGGACGGTCGCCTGACCGACGGTCAGGGTCGCACGGTCGACTTCAAGAACACCGTGCTGATCTTCACCTCGAACCTCGGTACCTCGGACATCTCCAAGGCCGTGGGCATGGGCTTCTCGTCGAGCGACGGCACCCAGTCGAACTACGAGCGGATGAAGCAGAAGGTCAACGACGAGCTCAAGAAGCACTTCCGGCCCGAGTTCCTCAACCGCATCGACGACATCGTCGTGTTCCACCAGCTCACGCGTGAGGAGATCATCCAGATGGTCGATCTCATGCTGACGCGCGTGGAGGGTGCGTTGAAGAACAAGGACATGGCGCTCGAGGTCACCGACCGCGCGAAGTCGCTGCTGGCCAAGCGTGGGTTCGATCCGGTGCTCGGTGCACGTCCGCTGCGTCGGACGATCCAGCGCGAGATCGAGGACCAGCTCTCGGAGAAGATCCTGTTCGGCGACATCGCCCCCGGACAGATCGTGCTGGTCGACGTCGAGAACTGGGACGGCGAGGGCGACGGCGAAGACGCCCGGTTCGTCTTCACCGGCTCGGAGAAGCCGCGCATGGTTCCCGACGCACCGGTCGAGCTCACCAAGGCCGGCGAGGCCGACGCGAGCTGA
- a CDS encoding enoyl-CoA hydratase-related protein translates to MTSDTSEVGRKSRQDQPTITVERDGEVAIFRLNRPDRLNAFTLQMGEELRAAFDDTDADDSVRAVVITGNGRAFCAGADLEAGGSSFDASSAVESDEIPADEGGKLTLRMFASLKPIVVAVNGPSAGVGVTMTLPADVRIASEDAKFGFVFAARGLVPEAASSWFLPRLVGLPTALQWTIGAKMVPVAEAHERGLVQQVVPKEQVLDTAIAVAREMTANSAPVSAALTRQLLWRMAGAPSPLDAHHADSKAIFYRGQSGDVYEGVMSFLEKRPATYPNTVSDDLPEIF, encoded by the coding sequence GTGACGAGCGATACATCAGAGGTCGGGCGCAAGTCCCGGCAGGACCAGCCCACCATCACCGTCGAGCGGGACGGCGAGGTCGCGATCTTCCGGCTCAACCGGCCCGACCGGCTCAACGCCTTCACCCTGCAGATGGGTGAGGAGCTGCGAGCCGCGTTCGACGACACCGACGCCGATGACTCCGTCCGAGCGGTGGTGATCACCGGCAACGGACGCGCGTTCTGTGCGGGTGCGGATCTCGAGGCGGGCGGGTCGTCGTTCGACGCCTCGTCAGCTGTCGAGTCCGATGAGATTCCCGCGGACGAGGGCGGCAAGCTCACGCTGCGGATGTTCGCCTCGCTCAAGCCGATCGTGGTGGCCGTGAACGGGCCGTCGGCCGGTGTCGGCGTCACGATGACGCTGCCCGCCGACGTCCGGATCGCCTCGGAGGATGCGAAGTTCGGCTTCGTCTTCGCGGCGCGAGGCCTCGTACCCGAAGCCGCGTCGAGCTGGTTCCTGCCCCGGCTCGTCGGACTGCCGACCGCACTGCAGTGGACGATCGGCGCCAAGATGGTCCCGGTCGCCGAAGCCCACGAGCGCGGACTGGTCCAGCAGGTGGTGCCCAAGGAGCAGGTCCTCGACACCGCGATCGCCGTCGCCCGCGAGATGACCGCGAACAGTGCGCCCGTCTCGGCGGCACTGACCCGGCAGCTGCTCTGGCGGATGGCCGGTGCGCCGAGCCCGCTCGACGCCCACCACGCCGACTCGAAGGCGATCTTCTACCGCGGGCAGTCCGGTGACGTGTACGAAGGCGTCATGTCGTTCCTGGAGAAGCGTCCGGCGACCTACCCCAACACCGTCTCGGACGATCTGCCCGAGATCTTCTGA
- a CDS encoding HNH endonuclease translates to MTIFVTNAGLQILARVTWRRAAVLLTTEVARNVEGTPLVRVVHSPTLSLPIHKVVAIKRDAYRPFAGKTMDSYASNATILRRDQWICAYCDGPADTVDHIVPVSQGGPSTFGNQVAACKSCNGFKANRTPRKAGMALRHAPFVYDPWAADQKEVWEMFTLHPKTD, encoded by the coding sequence ATGACCATCTTCGTCACCAATGCCGGACTGCAGATCCTGGCGCGCGTCACCTGGCGTCGTGCGGCCGTCCTGCTGACCACCGAGGTCGCGCGGAACGTCGAGGGCACCCCGCTGGTTCGCGTCGTCCATTCCCCGACGCTGTCGCTGCCCATTCACAAGGTGGTGGCGATCAAGCGAGATGCCTACCGCCCGTTCGCCGGTAAGACGATGGACTCGTATGCGTCGAACGCGACCATCCTGCGCCGTGATCAGTGGATCTGTGCGTACTGCGACGGACCGGCAGACACCGTCGACCACATCGTCCCGGTGTCGCAGGGCGGCCCGAGCACGTTCGGCAATCAGGTCGCGGCATGCAAGTCCTGCAACGGGTTCAAGGCCAACCGGACGCCACGCAAGGCGGGGATGGCCCTGCGTCACGCACCGTTCGTCTACGACCCCTGGGCGGCGGACCAGAAAGAGGTGTGGGAGATGTTCACCCTGCATCCGAAGACCGATTGA
- a CDS encoding DUF305 domain-containing protein, which yields MSSRRPGVPLVRAAVLGVTAALLVTMGVVIGAVWPGRDHDSSAMSLSDIGFAQDMSTHHDQAILMSRTIGAVPGVTPQIRGVADRIVYTQTAETATMRGWLQWFDQPITAAEPMSWMSGGHSHHGAGPDDSRPPMPGMASIDEVGRLSTLPPDEAEILFLQLMIRHHRGGMSMAQAAYNDARSGSATKDLALMMIGDQGDEIGVMTMLLKERGADPLPT from the coding sequence ATGAGCAGTCGTCGGCCCGGCGTCCCGCTGGTGCGGGCGGCTGTCCTCGGCGTCACCGCCGCCCTGCTCGTCACCATGGGCGTCGTCATCGGTGCGGTGTGGCCGGGACGCGACCACGACTCCTCCGCGATGAGCCTGTCGGACATCGGCTTCGCCCAGGACATGTCGACGCATCACGACCAGGCCATCCTGATGTCGCGGACGATCGGCGCGGTACCCGGGGTCACACCGCAGATCCGCGGTGTCGCCGACCGGATCGTGTACACGCAGACCGCCGAGACCGCGACCATGCGAGGCTGGCTGCAGTGGTTCGACCAGCCGATCACCGCGGCGGAGCCGATGTCCTGGATGTCCGGCGGGCACTCCCACCACGGCGCCGGACCCGACGACTCCCGTCCGCCGATGCCGGGCATGGCCAGCATCGACGAGGTCGGCCGGCTCTCCACGCTGCCACCGGACGAGGCGGAGATCTTGTTCCTGCAGTTGATGATCCGCCACCATCGCGGCGGCATGTCGATGGCCCAGGCGGCCTACAACGACGCGCGTTCCGGCTCCGCGACAAAAGACCTGGCGCTCATGATGATCGGCGACCAGGGCGACGAGATCGGGGTGATGACGATGCTGCTCAAGGAGCGCGGCGCCGACCCGCTGCCGACCTGA
- a CDS encoding LVIVD repeat-containing protein, with protein sequence MLVAAPAQAANHLFPDISEVSVPQAECGPGSQPEPGLQGDVSAEDRLSGRSMRGYRCNITRLGGVRGAGGGIVSANFEHCSYTGSLFPGNNWVNPPGVQVIDASNPRAPRVVGSLTDPAMRGGTWETLKVNKERKLLAATSVPLLWGGGFFAVYDISDCARPKLLNRGPGTSTPLPFTSHEGGFSPDGRTYWASGVFPGHLSAIDIAEPRSPRVIWQGLHSFLGHGFGVSPDGNRMFLSNMAGVTVLDISDVQRRRPHPQVPHIAAYLWPDGQLNQHSIPITYRGRPHIVTADEAGSGGVKIFDVTRVNKPRYTAQIKLEINLPENLDTNLRSSTGGSLFSSNPHYCAVDRPNDPTALACGWESSGIRVFDIRDLDRIREIAYYNPPARTGTTLLETPNSPHVVGSLLGVPAVEFLSLGMSIANGKVRLNEMVGPRSGMVVGGDMSTDWCMSPPEFRGNELRVTCSDGGFQVLQLSPAVYTPPPDQNSSIG encoded by the coding sequence ATGCTGGTCGCCGCACCCGCACAGGCGGCCAACCACCTGTTCCCCGACATCTCCGAGGTGTCGGTTCCCCAGGCCGAGTGTGGCCCAGGGTCGCAACCCGAACCGGGCCTGCAGGGTGACGTCAGCGCCGAGGATCGCCTGTCCGGACGCAGCATGCGCGGCTACCGCTGCAACATCACGCGACTCGGCGGGGTGCGCGGCGCGGGCGGTGGCATCGTGTCGGCGAACTTCGAGCACTGCAGCTACACCGGCAGCCTGTTCCCCGGGAACAACTGGGTGAACCCGCCGGGCGTTCAGGTCATCGACGCCTCGAACCCCCGCGCACCGCGAGTGGTCGGCTCGCTGACCGACCCGGCGATGCGCGGCGGCACCTGGGAGACCCTGAAGGTCAACAAGGAACGCAAGCTCCTCGCCGCGACCTCGGTGCCGCTGCTGTGGGGCGGCGGCTTCTTCGCCGTGTACGACATCTCCGACTGCGCCCGCCCCAAACTCCTCAACAGGGGACCGGGCACGTCGACGCCACTCCCGTTCACCTCGCACGAGGGCGGCTTCTCCCCCGACGGCCGCACCTACTGGGCCTCCGGCGTCTTCCCCGGTCACCTCAGCGCCATCGACATCGCCGAGCCCCGGTCGCCCCGCGTCATCTGGCAGGGGCTCCACTCGTTTCTCGGGCACGGCTTCGGCGTCTCGCCGGACGGCAATCGGATGTTCCTGTCCAACATGGCCGGGGTGACCGTGCTCGACATCAGCGACGTCCAGCGCCGACGGCCGCACCCCCAGGTCCCCCACATCGCCGCGTATCTGTGGCCCGACGGCCAGCTCAACCAGCATTCGATCCCGATCACCTACCGCGGCCGGCCGCACATCGTCACCGCGGACGAGGCCGGCTCCGGCGGGGTGAAGATCTTCGACGTGACGAGGGTGAACAAACCCCGCTACACCGCGCAGATCAAACTCGAGATCAATCTCCCGGAGAACCTCGACACCAACCTGCGGTCGTCGACCGGCGGTTCGCTGTTCAGCAGCAATCCGCACTACTGCGCGGTCGACCGGCCGAACGATCCCACCGCCCTGGCATGCGGCTGGGAGTCGTCGGGCATCCGAGTCTTCGACATCCGCGACCTCGACCGGATTCGCGAGATCGCCTACTACAACCCGCCGGCCCGTACCGGCACCACCCTGCTGGAGACACCCAACTCGCCGCACGTCGTCGGTTCGCTGCTGGGTGTGCCCGCCGTCGAATTCCTCAGTCTCGGGATGTCGATCGCGAACGGCAAGGTCCGGTTGAACGAGATGGTCGGTCCGCGTAGCGGAATGGTCGTCGGCGGCGACATGTCGACCGACTGGTGCATGTCCCCGCCGGAGTTCCGGGGCAACGAGCTGCGGGTCACCTGTTCCGACGGCGGTTTCCAGGTGTTGCAGCTGAGTCCCGCGGTGTACACCCCGCCGCCGGACCAGAACTCCTCGATCGGATGA
- a CDS encoding 3-hydroxybutyryl-CoA dehydrogenase has product MQQIGVIGGGTMGAGIAEVCAKAGSDVVIVEVKQEFADAARSRVEKSLAKAVSRNKLAQDDADAALGRLRVTTDYADLADRELVIEAAPEIEELKREIFANLDQATGANTILATNTSSIPIIKVATATKTPERVVGVHFFNPVPVMPLVEIISTLTTAPETADAVSAYVTDTLGKTAVRAGDRSGFIVNALLIPYLCQAIRMFDSGYASAEDIDLAMKGGCGYPMGPLTLLDTIGLDVTLSAAESLYAEFAEPHYAPPALLRRMVDAGRLGRKTGRGFYTY; this is encoded by the coding sequence GTGCAGCAGATCGGCGTCATCGGCGGAGGCACCATGGGTGCGGGCATCGCGGAGGTGTGTGCCAAGGCGGGCAGCGACGTCGTGATCGTCGAGGTCAAGCAGGAGTTCGCCGACGCCGCGCGATCGCGGGTCGAGAAGTCGTTGGCCAAGGCGGTCAGCCGGAACAAGCTAGCCCAGGACGACGCCGACGCCGCGCTCGGGCGTCTGCGGGTGACGACCGACTACGCCGACCTCGCCGATCGCGAGCTCGTGATCGAGGCGGCCCCCGAGATCGAAGAGCTCAAGCGCGAGATCTTCGCGAACCTCGATCAGGCAACCGGCGCGAACACCATCCTCGCCACGAACACGTCGTCGATCCCGATCATCAAGGTCGCAACGGCGACCAAGACGCCCGAGCGCGTCGTCGGCGTGCACTTCTTCAACCCGGTGCCGGTGATGCCGCTGGTCGAGATCATCTCCACGCTGACGACCGCGCCCGAGACGGCCGACGCCGTGAGCGCATACGTCACCGACACCCTCGGCAAGACCGCGGTCCGCGCGGGCGACCGGTCCGGTTTCATCGTCAACGCCCTGCTCATCCCATACCTGTGTCAGGCGATCCGGATGTTCGATTCGGGTTACGCCTCGGCCGAGGACATCGACCTCGCGATGAAGGGCGGCTGCGGCTACCCGATGGGTCCGCTGACCCTGCTCGACACCATCGGCCTCGACGTCACGTTGTCCGCCGCGGAGTCGCTGTACGCGGAGTTCGCCGAACCCCACTATGCGCCGCCGGCCCTGCTGCGCCGCATGGTCGACGCCGGCCGCCTCGGACGGAAGACCGGTCGCGGTTTCTACACCTACTGA
- a CDS encoding oxygenase MpaB family protein, which produces MGGAMTQGDQRMSRTEMDNIDSSFFARSLLSMGQTMSTTNVIMQLANPAVGYGVAHSKVENGRLDRHPVKRARTTASYLAVAMLGNADDRRRYRHAVNRQHAQVRSDENSPVEYNAMNTDLQLWVAACLYYGWEDIYERVHGPLHGADREKFYQQGKVCGTTLQMPAEAWPATRDEFTAYWDDQVSRIEISDEIRDFLLDIANFGYAPTRIQEKYGPVKLRRTIGYLPQPFRDALRVEWTDEDQEWFDGYIAGLVEKERRTPLWLSRLGFRLLLADVRLRVRMGRPLV; this is translated from the coding sequence ATGGGCGGGGCCATGACGCAGGGCGATCAGCGCATGTCGCGGACCGAGATGGACAACATCGACAGCAGCTTCTTCGCGCGTTCGCTGCTGTCGATGGGGCAGACGATGAGCACGACGAACGTGATCATGCAGCTGGCGAACCCGGCGGTCGGATACGGCGTCGCACACAGCAAGGTCGAGAACGGGCGACTCGATCGTCATCCGGTCAAGCGCGCCCGGACCACCGCGTCGTACCTCGCGGTCGCGATGCTCGGCAACGCCGACGACCGGCGCCGGTACCGGCACGCCGTCAACCGGCAGCACGCACAGGTGCGGTCGGACGAGAACAGTCCGGTCGAGTACAACGCGATGAACACCGACCTGCAGCTGTGGGTCGCGGCGTGTCTGTACTACGGCTGGGAGGACATCTACGAACGGGTGCACGGCCCCCTCCACGGCGCGGATCGCGAGAAGTTCTACCAGCAGGGCAAGGTCTGCGGCACGACGCTGCAGATGCCCGCCGAGGCCTGGCCCGCCACGCGCGACGAGTTCACGGCCTACTGGGACGACCAGGTCTCGCGCATCGAGATCAGTGACGAGATCCGCGACTTCCTGCTCGACATCGCGAACTTCGGCTACGCGCCGACCCGCATCCAGGAGAAGTACGGCCCGGTCAAACTCCGCCGGACCATCGGCTATCTGCCCCAGCCGTTCCGCGACGCTCTCCGGGTCGAGTGGACCGACGAGGACCAGGAGTGGTTCGACGGCTACATCGCCGGGCTGGTGGAGAAGGAGCGTCGCACGCCGCTGTGGCTGTCCCGATTGGGTTTTCGTCTTCTGCTCGCCGATGTTCGGCTTCGGGTCCGGATGGGACGGCCGCTCGTCTAG
- a CDS encoding MFS transporter gives MTDERVPEIEDDLRDREPGGHPPVESDRTSMFASLRIPNYRLFYAGMAVSMTGSWMQATAQAWLVLTLSGSASVLGLIVALQALPVLLIGPYAGVIADRVDRRRLLIALQSMMGLLAAALAVITLTGVVEVWHVGVLAVMLGLGHAFEQPARQAFIHQIVGKNLIRNAVTLNSVMVNAARAVGPAVAGVVLGLVGSGLCFAVNAVSFVAVVASLLALDSSKITTETPIPRAKGQLREGLRYVRGSPALWIPLATMALVGTLTYNFPVTLPAVADFVFDGGPEALGFMTSAMGVGAVVGGLVVAARGTTGLRPLTLAAFGFGVAVGATALAPNLPTAICALFGVGWLSVTFMSTGNATLQLNSEPRMRGRVMALWSVAFMGSTPIGGPIVGAIIETFDARVGLAVGAVACLVAGALAFLAARRSGAALP, from the coding sequence ATGACCGACGAGCGCGTTCCCGAGATCGAAGACGATTTGCGGGACCGTGAGCCGGGCGGTCATCCCCCCGTCGAGTCGGACCGGACGAGCATGTTCGCGTCGCTGCGCATCCCCAATTACCGGCTGTTCTACGCGGGGATGGCCGTCTCGATGACGGGTTCGTGGATGCAGGCGACGGCGCAGGCCTGGCTCGTCCTGACGCTGAGCGGGTCGGCATCGGTTCTGGGGCTCATCGTCGCCCTCCAGGCCTTGCCCGTCCTGCTCATCGGTCCGTACGCCGGGGTGATCGCCGATCGCGTGGACCGGCGCCGACTGCTCATCGCCCTGCAGTCGATGATGGGCCTGCTGGCCGCGGCGCTCGCCGTCATCACGCTCACCGGGGTGGTGGAGGTCTGGCACGTGGGCGTATTGGCGGTGATGCTCGGGCTCGGGCACGCCTTCGAACAGCCGGCACGCCAGGCGTTCATCCATCAGATCGTGGGCAAGAACCTGATACGCAACGCGGTCACCCTCAACTCGGTGATGGTCAACGCCGCCCGCGCGGTGGGTCCGGCCGTCGCCGGCGTGGTCCTCGGCCTCGTCGGATCCGGTTTGTGCTTCGCCGTCAACGCGGTCAGCTTCGTCGCCGTGGTCGCCTCGCTCCTCGCGCTCGACTCGTCGAAGATCACGACGGAGACCCCGATCCCACGCGCGAAAGGCCAGCTGCGAGAAGGTCTCCGATATGTCCGCGGCAGCCCCGCGCTCTGGATTCCGCTGGCCACGATGGCGCTCGTCGGGACGTTGACGTACAACTTTCCGGTCACCCTGCCGGCCGTCGCGGACTTCGTGTTCGACGGCGGGCCCGAGGCACTGGGCTTCATGACGTCGGCGATGGGTGTGGGTGCGGTTGTCGGCGGCCTGGTGGTCGCGGCTCGCGGAACGACCGGCCTGCGCCCACTCACGCTGGCCGCGTTCGGCTTCGGCGTCGCGGTCGGGGCGACCGCCCTCGCACCGAATCTGCCGACTGCGATCTGTGCGCTCTTCGGAGTCGGCTGGCTGAGTGTCACGTTCATGTCGACCGGCAATGCCACACTGCAACTGAACTCCGAACCGCGGATGCGGGGTCGGGTGATGGCGTTGTGGTCGGTGGCGTTCATGGGGTCGACGCCGATCGGGGGTCCGATCGTCGGCGCGATCATCGAGACCTTCGACGCGCGTGTCGGTCTCGCGGTCGGAGCAGTCGCGTGTCTGGTCGCCGGAGCACTGGCCTTCCTGGCCGCTCGCCGCAGCGGCGCCGCTCTCCCCTAG
- a CDS encoding SDR family NAD(P)-dependent oxidoreductase, which translates to MTQTVIVSGGTGGLGSAVTRKLLDDGRRVVVPWIAESELSRLPESDRLVGVHADLFDEASVAEVVAVAAGDASAPVTAVVNLVGGFAMGDRVDATPVDEFERLLRLNLRPLYLLSAAAIPKLVKAGGGSIVGVSAKAAFAPFSGAAGYITSKAAVWAFISALAAEYKSDGVRANAILPSVIDTPGNRASQPDSSRAGWVSPESIAETISFLVSDASSAITGAQIPVPGVG; encoded by the coding sequence ATGACTCAGACGGTGATCGTGTCGGGTGGGACTGGCGGCCTCGGGTCGGCGGTCACCCGGAAGTTGCTCGACGACGGCAGGCGCGTGGTGGTTCCCTGGATCGCCGAGTCCGAGTTGTCGAGGCTGCCCGAATCGGACCGGCTGGTCGGTGTTCACGCCGATCTCTTCGACGAGGCGTCGGTGGCCGAGGTCGTGGCGGTCGCGGCCGGTGACGCGTCGGCGCCGGTGACCGCGGTGGTGAATCTGGTGGGCGGTTTCGCGATGGGGGACCGGGTCGACGCCACGCCGGTCGACGAGTTCGAGCGCCTCCTGCGGCTCAACCTGCGGCCGCTGTATCTGCTGTCCGCGGCGGCGATCCCGAAGCTCGTCAAGGCCGGTGGCGGGTCGATCGTCGGGGTGTCGGCCAAGGCGGCGTTCGCGCCCTTCTCCGGTGCGGCGGGTTACATCACGTCGAAGGCGGCGGTGTGGGCGTTCATCAGTGCGCTCGCCGCCGAGTACAAGTCCGACGGCGTCCGGGCCAACGCGATCTTGCCGTCGGTGATCGACACCCCGGGCAACCGGGCGAGTCAGCCCGACTCGTCCCGCGCGGGTTGGGTGTCGCCGGAGTCGATCGCGGAAACGATCTCGTTCCTGGTCTCCGATGCCTCCAGCGCGATCACCGGAGCGCAGATCCCGGTGCCCGGCGTCGGCTGA